The following is a genomic window from Manihot esculenta cultivar AM560-2 chromosome 9, M.esculenta_v8, whole genome shotgun sequence.
GACATTTAACTTGTGAGTCATCACCTCAGGGTCTATCCCAGGCATGTCAGatggcttccaggcgaagcttgatgCGTGACCTTGGATTAGGGCCATTGCTTCAGTTTTCTGCTCTTCAGTTAAGCCCGCAATAAGGCTTAAAACCTTGTCTGCTTCTATTTCTGATAGGGGGAAGGTTTTCAGTTCTCCGACTGGTTCCGTTCTGGCTTCTTTCTTCTCATCTCGGACCTCCAAGACTTTCGAGTCAAATTTTTCCCCTGCTGAGCTCGGTTCTGACACTGTGGCTAGGTATACTGCTTGTTTTGCCTCTTTTCTTGCCTTTccggcctcctttcctctgGAGCTTTTCCCTTGTCTGCTGCCTCTTTGGCGAATCTGCTCGTcatcaaggcatcatcctgccttatgtacttctctgccctcttcatcagtTCTGCCAGTGAGGTAGGGAACTTCCTACTCAACGAACTGAAGAACTCTCGGGAGGTCGTCCCCTTTTGCATGGCTTCTACTGCTCTGCCTTCATCCAGATCGgggatctgcagggcctccgtattgaaacgggctacATATTCCCTCAACGATTCGTTCCTCCTCTGTTTGACTGTTTCCGAGTAACTGGTTTTCCTGTCAGCTGGCACTCCAGCTATGAACCGACTGATGAAGATGTTGGCCAAATCTCTAAAACTCCTGATACTTCCAGCTtctaggctgttgaaccacgcccgtgctggccccGTGAGCGTtgtagggaataccttgcacatcaaggcatccgataagGTCTGCAACTCCATCAAGACATGCTCCCTTGGATTTCTAGCTCCGTCATATGCTGCCATAGGTGGCATCATGAATTTTTTGGGGATGGtctctgatagagcatattttagtccatattatcatgatcttattgatgtttatttacacctttcctacctaattttgtggttttaatcatgttttgcagatattaggtgtaaagagacaatcaagaaaaaatgctctcaaaaatgccaaaaagtgccaaatctggaaaagccaccttcggaagcaccttcggcggccgaaagtctcgtccagagccgaaagtcacccatcttcggcggcaccttcggcggccgaaagtttgctccagagccgaaagtccagctttcGAAAATAAGTTTaagcagccgaaagtccccccgAACTGCCTCtttcttattcaagaagccaaatcttgaagatcacatgtttcccacttcatgccatacacattcaaaattcaaaaggaggctccaccttcctctttagtgcatggatggcaagaataatgtgaaggaaacttcttgaacacacttgggcagcaattaaaagaccaaaaagtccttgcaacttCACCTAGAAGGCACATATAAGACCAAGGGTACTTTGGGCAACCTCCAAAAGATGCAtagacacccaagaaaccctaggcaacctcccaagacatatttaaagaccttatgaagacaagaagtggCAGATTTGAAGATTGCACATCACCCCATTCGCCTAaggaagttcggccaccgaacctcttCCACCTTTGCCACCGCCGGTTCCTCTTCCTTgttctcttcttctattttctgttttggttcagccatgagtggctgaaacccttaattctagttgaagtttggttgaaactaaggttgtttaaagggttgtgagatctgaacataaagtgtttgcttttgatttgttcaatattcatgcaattgtgtgcttaaatctaagattgctttgttgttttgatcaaattggccacttgattcttgattgcaaagttaattgattgttagttgggatatttgttagtccgtaattgctggaaatattctgacctaagaacacttggtgtaaaaactaaggaattgtatgatctagcatcatcttcatgcgtttggactagctaggattggatctctctatttcttcatgcaattgacaattgttttgatgcttaaggcccaaggacgttccttggcaatttgttaattagtaattgattagaggacgttccctaattaatttaatcataaggagagacatggtggtgagagcgttttccacccccataactaatctattgaaccaatcaagagaacataagtttcaatgatcaacccaaacaaccaaagtggatccatatcttcaactagacctttctcatattgatttcctcttttattttgattatttgctgttttaattgctttcaatagttgttagtcaaatcaatctcaaaaccccccttttttactttattgcactttacttttgatctgccttcagttacttgcttttcATTATTCTTTCAAttgattctcttggtcttgtttaggaaaaatagataagtattcaattctctgtggattcgatcctttaccactatctgcagttgtaagattgttgataatcgtagaggttattttttaccggcttcgacaaccacgaGTCAGTCTCCTGCTGTACCCATCTCGAGAAAGGTGAGGACACGGGTAAGAGGGCCTGATTGTGATCCTTTGCCCCTAACTCAGCTAGGAGCTGTTCTCTCATTTTTTGCAGTTTTTTATCTACGTTTTCTTCTTCTTGCCTGGGCCTCTTCTCCAGACGATTCTCCTCCTCCCATTCTTCATTTTCTGTTCTCCTGGTTGCTCTGGCTGAGTAGCTTTCCGCCTCATCATTTTCTATCAGCTCCCTTACCCTTCTTCCATGGGTTCTAGCctccggctcttcctcttcaCCTGCCCTTCTACCTCTTTCTCCAGTTTCTCTACTGTTCGTTTGAGGGTGATTAAAGGTAGGCTGGGGTTCGTTGGTTCGGGGTTCTTCTATCACAGGCAATACGTTCATTGGGGTGTTGAGGCCCCTCTGCTGCATCATTTGTCCCAACCAGTGGGTGGTGTTTTATAACTGGAGGGCCATGGCTTGGAGGTCCTAGTTGTATAAGGTGGCTTCGGGCACATTCCCTGCCGAGCTCGGTGAGGGATAAAAAAGGGTTGGTGGTTGGTTGTTGGGAGTTGCGGGGCTggagaaagagaactgttgcccctcatgggcagagctcaggtcattgggaGTATTAGCAATGTTGTTTTCATTATGGTTGGCCATTGTGAATCTCAGTGGATTTTGTAAGAGTAGAACTCCGACGATGAAAAGATccccttcgttcccacagacggcgccaattgatgctCTGAGATCCAGAGAGAATAGGGTTTATAATGGTTGGGTAAGCTTAGTCTGAGAGGAGGATCTCccctccttttattctttttctttgttgGCTAGTGACGTCTAACAGCCTTACTGCTATtaggccacctgtctctgccatacggatacggacgtacgaaaaTATCAGATGTCTGCTCCATGtataacggccatttaattctcctctgactCGCGTGTAAGCAGATATGCTGGATGGATGGGCAGGTTATCCCGTATCCTGATAAGTCTCAAAACTGAGCTAGGTTTGAGGAGACTGAGATCCAAGGGAGGCCCGACCTTAAGGCTGGGTGGTCCAGGCCGGCTCATTGAAAGGGCCTTTTAATCCATGGATCAGAGTTGTTATCATGGGTCTGCCCTTGTATCGGGGTAgtgaaacccagcggtcatcaataattaataatgaaggtttaatattcttaaaattataaaattatattcttcatatgaaaaaagataagatATCTCTTCtttgattataattaaaaatttttaacaacAGATCCTTCAAGATATAACTAGTATATATTTCGAAATTATTATATTagctaaaattatattaacataTATAACTATTTGACCATTCGTTTCTATttccaaatattttttttttatttccatAGTTAATTACACATTCACAAGAAAACAATCTactttcctttttaattttttacatgatAGAAACAAAatatactttccttttttgtcTACTTAATATGGAAAGATGATCGACTTtcctttttagaaaatttttaattcataaaaaataaatacataaattatttaattaattgagtGCTTATAAATAGAAGACGCGAGAAAAGATTATACCATTCTAACCCAAGAGACGAGTGGAAGAAGAAAAAATGATGAAGCAAAAaacttttatctttattttttatctcaTAATGCTATTAGCTGTTTTCCAATATGCTCAAGGTAAATCTTCATATTCATGATTTATGATTACAATGAAGTAAGGAATTAAGTTGCATAAATTAACCtaatttctttacttttttaaaatttttttggtgTGCAGGAGATCTTAATTATTGTTCTAAGACAGACACATTCGTTGGTGGGTCTTGTGGAAACAGTCAGTGTTTGCTTGATTTTTTAGGAAAGTATGGAGCAAGTAGCATGCCAAAGGATTGCACTTGCAAACCTTTAGGATCTAATCAACGATCCTGCACTTGCCTAATTGTTTGTAAAGATTAAGTTGCTTGAAAAAAACATGTATTCTGGATATCAGAAATAAAATGGAATAAAGTTCAAATAAGTATCTAAAGTTTTTGAGATATTCAAATAAGTTCCTTTTATCTTGTTGGCTAAATACACCCAATTCAAATCAAGTCCAATAGGCTCAATTCTGGGTcaaaatgtaaataataatCTCTCTAATGTATACggttaatattaatattttcattggctaaaatgaaataaaggtttattttgtaataaaattatttgaataaattaaattcttgtaaTATTACGtaaagttttaatggtttgtgaaatgaaaattttgatattaaaaagaattaaattccttcattttaaatataatcaaCCTCACTTgaacaaattttttaaattattttataattttgaaaacttATAATAGTTAAAGTTTGATTAATAAAACGTTATTATAGATGGTcgaaaaaataatttgttacaAATAATTATATGATAGTTCAGGAATTTTAGTTTTACTTTGGGTCCATTTTGTTGTTAGgatttttaatcagaaaaattaattatatgatagttcagccggttttgtggtgccaggaGTCATTTTCTgaggccggtcacctacctcactgaggtcttgcgcaagattcaggctctttggccttactgtcgcttcatcatctcagccgattttgtggtgccaggGGTTATTTttcgagaccagtcacctacctcactgaggtcttgggcaagattcaggctctttagcCTTACTCTTTCTTCTGaattttttctgcaaaataagagttTACACAAAGTATATATAACGAGAATGTTTATTgctaattcaataatattcatcaataaataatatgtcgcaCATGGCACTTAACTTTATATTTCAGATGAATGTAAATATAGTTTTCACTAACAATATTAACTCGTACAATTTAAAggttcaataaataatattttgtatgTGTAGATTTCTCAAAATTTTACTTTACAAAAAGTAAACATGCATGATCCTTTTCATTAGAATGTTCATGCTACTTTTAGAATGTTCATGCTACTCTCAATTAGCAACAAAAGCTCTCCCGCCAAACTAGTATATTATTAGGCATATATTTGTGTACTCATGGAAATTTTATTCTAAGATTTAAACTTTGAGACCTGAAATGCTGAGTTGGTCAGTCTAAGGGGTTTTGTAGGTTTTGGGCCAGCTAGTTCACTTGGGCCTGATCTTGCCCAGTGTGGATGAGACCCAGCAGTCGTCAGTTTATACACATTGTAGTAGAGAGGCCGTTAGACATCACTAACAGACAAAAGGAAATTAATAAAAGGGGAGGAAAGTCTTTCTCTCCAGCTAAATTTACACACattgtaaaatcctatttttCTGAATCTCTAGAGCATCGGTATAAAGTAAGTAGTATGCCAAAGGATTGCACTTGCAAATCTTTAGGATCTAATCAACAACTGTAGTCTTGCCAAATTGTTTCTTAAgaataaattcttttaaaatagcATGTATATTTGAAGCTCTGGATATCAgtaataaaatagaataaatttcaaataaactcATTTTA
Proteins encoded in this region:
- the LOC122724596 gene encoding uncharacterized protein LOC122724596; the encoded protein is MAAYDGARNPREHVLMELQTLSDALMCKVFPTTLTGPARAWFNSLEAGSIRSFRDLANIFISRFIAGVPADRKTSYSETVKQRRNESLREYVARFNTEALQIPDLDEGRAVEAMQKGTTSREFFSSLSRKFPTSLAELMKRAEKYIRQDDALMTSRFAKEAADKGKAPEERRPERQEKRQNKQYT